In Bordetella holmesii ATCC 51541, the following proteins share a genomic window:
- a CDS encoding putative transmembrane protein, with amino-acid sequence MTPSQGWSRLILAAACSGMPVAAALAQTLLPATEERDPYEEPVAAQQQPTPPWRALELGRPEQRYPFPVYASKNLKRDDLRGVRRLVIVVHGIKRDATRSYEAVSALMGNNPERLDDTLIIAPKFSSAIDTGFGHMPAWRRASWEDGELSMQVKGRPAPVSSMQVLDDLLHELASAERLPALRTVVLPGHSAGAQLIQRYAVLNNVDDDLRNKGLDVRYVVANPSSYLYLTAERPRADGRGFAPYERGICPTYNQYKYGLDQLPGYLRTGDPARLAPRYAARNVTYLLGSADNNPEHQFLDKTCGAEAQGATRWARGLGHWRYEVAIAQRHAEWPALAHQAQEVVGTGHNVAAMFGSTCGARALLGETSAPLTQGAACLPITR; translated from the coding sequence ATGACGCCTAGCCAAGGGTGGTCCCGCCTGATTCTGGCCGCGGCCTGCTCGGGCATGCCTGTGGCCGCCGCGCTTGCACAGACCCTGCTGCCCGCCACCGAAGAGCGGGATCCCTACGAGGAACCGGTCGCCGCGCAACAGCAGCCTACGCCGCCTTGGCGCGCACTTGAGCTGGGCCGCCCCGAACAGCGCTACCCCTTCCCGGTCTATGCCAGCAAGAACCTCAAACGCGATGATTTGCGCGGCGTACGGCGGCTGGTCATCGTCGTGCACGGGATCAAGCGGGACGCCACACGCTCCTATGAGGCGGTATCTGCACTCATGGGCAACAATCCGGAGCGTCTGGATGACACGCTGATCATCGCCCCCAAGTTTTCCAGTGCGATAGACACCGGCTTCGGCCATATGCCGGCCTGGCGGCGTGCCAGTTGGGAGGACGGCGAACTCAGTATGCAGGTCAAAGGACGCCCTGCGCCGGTCAGTTCCATGCAGGTGCTCGATGACCTGTTGCACGAACTGGCCAGTGCCGAACGGCTGCCGGCCTTACGCACCGTGGTGCTTCCCGGGCACTCCGCCGGCGCGCAACTCATCCAGCGGTATGCGGTCTTGAACAACGTGGATGACGACCTGCGAAACAAAGGCCTGGACGTCCGCTATGTGGTGGCCAACCCCTCCTCCTATCTGTACCTCACGGCCGAACGCCCGCGTGCCGATGGGCGGGGGTTCGCGCCCTATGAACGTGGCATCTGCCCCACCTACAATCAATACAAGTACGGTCTGGATCAGCTCCCAGGCTACTTGCGCACCGGCGATCCGGCGCGCCTGGCGCCGCGCTATGCCGCTCGCAACGTCACCTATCTGCTGGGCAGCGCCGACAACAATCCCGAACATCAGTTTCTGGACAAAACCTGCGGCGCCGAAGCGCAGGGTGCCACGCGCTGGGCGCGAGGGCTGGGCCACTGGCGCTATGAAGTTGCCATCGCGCAACGTCACGCCGAATGGCCGGCACTGGCGCATCAGGCCCAGGAGGTGGTGGGCACTGGCCACAACGTGGCGGCCATGTTTGGCTCGACCTGCGGCGCGCGCGCGCTGCTGGGCGAAACCAGTGCGCCGCTGACCCAGGGCGCTGCCTGCCTGCCCATCACGCGCTGA
- a CDS encoding ahpC/TSA family protein has product MTISVGDRVPDGTLTEFIETETAGCQLGPNPFQVADLTRGKKIALFALPGAFTPTCSAKHLPGYIAQAKAFADKGVDEIWCVAVNDAFVMGAWGREQQATGKVRMLADGSALWTRELGLELDLIARGMGVRSQRYSALIEDGVVTKLNIEGPGKFEVSDADTLLSQI; this is encoded by the coding sequence ATGACTATTTCCGTTGGCGACCGCGTACCGGACGGCACGCTCACCGAGTTCATCGAAACCGAAACGGCGGGCTGCCAGCTCGGCCCCAACCCCTTCCAGGTCGCCGATCTGACGCGTGGCAAGAAGATCGCGTTGTTCGCGCTGCCGGGGGCGTTCACCCCGACTTGCTCGGCCAAGCATCTGCCGGGTTATATCGCCCAGGCCAAGGCTTTTGCCGACAAGGGCGTGGACGAAATCTGGTGCGTGGCCGTCAATGACGCTTTCGTCATGGGCGCCTGGGGCCGTGAGCAGCAGGCCACGGGCAAGGTGCGCATGCTGGCGGATGGGTCGGCCTTGTGGACGCGTGAGCTTGGCCTGGAGCTGGATCTCATTGCCCGTGGCATGGGTGTGCGCTCGCAGCGTTACTCGGCCCTGATCGAAGACGGCGTGGTCACGAAACTGAATATCGAAGGCCCGGGCAAGTTCGAGGTCAGCGATGCCGACACCTTGCTGTCCCAGATTTAA
- a CDS encoding putative major facilitator transporter — protein sequence MYYVFVPVCALILVWRVRPSAVTGLHQVDEAPVHFVPMPDTLQSSPAMVTLDPRVDVEVDPAMEMLTPEADVVQPPAPAAEPPAGTAAFDNVVAEPGEAATVLPADGAVPSEGSKAAGG from the coding sequence ATGTACTACGTGTTCGTGCCAGTGTGCGCCCTCATTCTGGTCTGGCGGGTACGCCCGAGCGCCGTCACGGGCTTGCATCAGGTCGACGAGGCGCCGGTGCATTTCGTGCCGATGCCCGATACGCTGCAGTCGTCGCCGGCCATGGTCACACTCGATCCCCGTGTGGATGTCGAGGTGGACCCTGCGATGGAAATGCTTACGCCTGAGGCTGACGTCGTGCAGCCGCCTGCGCCTGCTGCCGAGCCACCGGCGGGTACTGCCGCCTTCGACAATGTCGTGGCCGAACCTGGCGAGGCCGCCACGGTGCTGCCTGCCGACGGTGCGGTGCCGTCTGAGGGATCCAAGGCCGCGGGAGGCTGA
- a CDS encoding cyclic nucleotide-binding domain protein encodes MLKRVPITPDAAHCSSCMLGHVCIPIGMAAAEVEKLDDLIKERVRIEKGHTLYELDAALDAVYGVRYGSLKTQLEDASGQLQITGFHLPGEIVGLDGMLESRHVSNAVALEDSEVCVIRLSEIDRVAHHLPSLQQQFRRLMSREITRSHQMLATLGSMRSEQRLAAFLLNLSQRYAALGYSSTQFVLRMSREEIGNYLGLTLETVSRLFSRFAREGLIRINQREVELLDLPGLRQLLGHEHC; translated from the coding sequence ATGCTCAAGCGGGTTCCTATCACGCCCGACGCCGCACATTGTTCCAGCTGCATGCTCGGCCATGTCTGCATTCCTATCGGCATGGCCGCGGCCGAGGTCGAAAAGCTCGACGATCTGATCAAAGAGCGCGTGCGCATCGAGAAAGGCCACACCCTTTACGAACTGGACGCGGCGCTGGATGCCGTCTATGGCGTGCGCTATGGGTCACTGAAGACTCAGCTCGAAGACGCCAGCGGTCAACTTCAGATCACGGGATTTCATCTGCCTGGCGAAATCGTCGGGCTCGATGGCATGCTGGAGTCGCGCCATGTCTCCAACGCCGTGGCGTTGGAGGACTCGGAAGTCTGCGTCATCCGCCTGTCTGAAATCGATCGCGTCGCCCACCACTTGCCCAGCTTGCAGCAACAGTTTCGCCGCCTCATGAGCCGCGAAATCACCCGCTCGCACCAGATGCTGGCCACTCTCGGATCGATGCGCTCCGAGCAGCGTCTGGCCGCCTTTTTGCTGAACCTGTCGCAACGTTATGCCGCGCTGGGCTATTCCTCGACCCAATTCGTTCTGCGCATGAGCCGCGAAGAAATCGGCAACTACCTGGGCCTGACGCTGGAGACGGTCAGCCGGCTGTTCTCGCGCTTTGCCCGCGAAGGCCTGATCCGCATCAACCAGCGCGAAGTCGAACTCCTCGATCTGCCCGGTCTGCGCCAACTGCTTGGCCACGAGCACTGCTGA
- a CDS encoding putative serine dehydratase domain protein, producing MLGHQPDRGWIITDGGWMAMSRDRGTARQPVDQGYGLVCDRLGRPISGLRMSDANQEHGVLSIEQGAVADLVAAYPVGTLLRILSNHACATGAQHPRYHLVRQGGDRIEGIWARFAGW from the coding sequence GTGCTGGGCCACCAACCGGACCGGGGCTGGATCATCACCGACGGCGGCTGGATGGCCATGAGCCGCGACCGAGGCACCGCCCGCCAGCCAGTGGACCAGGGCTATGGCCTGGTTTGCGACCGTCTGGGCCGCCCTATCTCCGGGCTGCGCATGAGCGACGCCAATCAAGAGCACGGGGTGCTCAGCATCGAGCAGGGGGCCGTCGCCGACCTCGTCGCCGCCTACCCCGTGGGCACATTGCTGCGCATCCTGTCCAACCATGCGTGCGCCACCGGCGCCCAGCACCCGCGCTATCACCTGGTGCGCCAGGGAGGCGATCGCATCGAGGGTATCTGGGCAAGGTTTGCAGGTTGGTGA